In Anabrus simplex isolate iqAnaSimp1 chromosome 4, ASM4041472v1, whole genome shotgun sequence, a single genomic region encodes these proteins:
- the LOC136871911 gene encoding uncharacterized protein isoform X1, whose amino-acid sequence MSAGPVSETKNSKLQEGLFMKNFPGTVSTVPRARPLTVRRSSSMERTGPPPPVELQDSGHRYDFPISPGQPYPPPSRRRGPLEHPPMPDHTEKKKEKKWSLGGLFRRRKKEPDSDSSTAEEEEPPQRKGFLARRRSRREKRKQRVKIVGTFDHVVVNPLSQTQNRVQDINGLPTSAPQNDVGRDVTTASRGSRDSLGGSVDRLSNRSSRESLPQQHKRQDSSLSRNSSGSGSLEGSTNRRGKLDMIKARVEAIRDQQRGSSSDECDGFPASPSLSRFRSDDSLSPTQREGSFNRRSRVARTERYIRRLSRDEEGILKREAEMDSVQRQRLCKSDAEGNFNRTNRNTKGTSGNKLPATTLYQESSDHESRLLTRTPSATPSPAQSPRVRPKPMLQYMSSTPPNDSLTSTFPPSHYHGPTLSKSPQQNSGVRMSVAPRSYAPRGLSPAPSNRSNESIPVHGLSRSRTEYLPSRQNVMNYENIHNKGVSNHGYELHFPGQKSHSYESNIHQSTNYANMNGPSAVSGGDDVLVVQFPIARPQTLQSRSVETTIGRGSSVSPLFFKPGPPPPPPRDPQRRLTSASNQPDPPRPMSYAFENGTPQTARIEYSLNHPTRTMDLNGNIKTFSFVPQPHIIANVPATGSAWTGYQRRSSSDNQIAAQFPQQTQQLRAQVVSVRPRPASVTPEAMRPQPQQHSGQNRVALRTPSEFSGTIKQQDNPQSFQYFADQQPRSRKPIHIQCSNGTGADQPYLSDSQVVMMKPPYQDRRNPTISASEFWRQKDQESSLKQRKSSSTKPPLQHANRSDRSRSNSPRPRENSVSENVRTRSSKFRVAPLTFPVRNTESVSSLSGQSDISSPLQVPKVHSDGSCYDSCDSSGAVTHGIDSLRKKDSSNLRPLSMVLENTESQDQNSQSPINEEVAQALSGTLQPATKTVPPTPPVRRYSRQSSTSSIEASEWMGEDASSVDTQKNKRRSTNLEDALNELEAIYKSLRLGDEDLLDRAERRDLPTAHQQQNENFSQGWVNSRGAESDSGYNYSYGSSYESIFDAEPPVRRQRAPSLRRSGIPDKVMDDMAYRRLHPKERPGSQDIRNVVSQSGSYILASPGLAQSPGATDSAQPQKSSSSMNEEPDVTYDDVVYRTIKHANTTLKILDPQPPFGIPLGPITAAPNSDYLHATPVDRYRPTFKPRKIPDIVKDDLAFRNLRKDSQKDSSSLPASNTDDVGGFTTVTNPTHSNFSLRKKRAVRSLSANLMSFVHREPLSLAVEDKHQEFEKAQSLSDLPDALQVAQKILEGKEVIGGGPVKLRNLTSGTVDTGDTRDVSDSSMESSALDRRYGIVPVSWIERANLDKALGAGTSTSTETLTDSRANLQHQDGVNKRAGWQQKLRVYIPPQSDVIQRPGAPHSPAKKALSSDHSSHEDESLPVPDGVPGSPIDENQLEELLTALAREARATSDRLDLELQQLGEETPNLRLQSALMDNKKLIEAQEEPVADKQEIMLDSNQNSIFKTNLNISLNNETDGEKNKEPGSVVDESQRINFQKNLKSLSERTQRGIVDINQKAIVERHFRSVSESCPKDVHDHIPEKIKSVEDSQVEFNVGGEKETTSCENVKFNDGVTDNKDKTSSESVKVTRLEENEDSGSTTHAEVNIRSGVVMNDSPGNSLDGKQDEGLDNKEKDEGNLETLCSEENDATIVIIKHKLTVDTSKNTDEKISESTEEITEDRGKNEHTANVKDQAHNVFRHIQQLTINISNDAVDSASITQESVAKEGVDSNELNVDTGKTAPEDNETMSEEVTSPVHNSDGATMKQMATIATQTSDGDCECVLESKESIPEQVTKQCDDVEAVVATSASSSVAAAPGEGEAVSSTTCSWYLDPASLLVACSYCIACTHSIVQLDLFAVVGLVLAMISVLAAFIL is encoded by the exons ATGTCTGCTGGGCCAGTAAGTGAAACGAAGAATTCCAAGCTTCAAGAGGGTTTATTCATGAAGAATTTTCCTGGG ACGGTGAGCACTGTGCCTCGGGCGCGTCCCCTGACGGTGCGGCGGAGCAGCAGCATGGAGAGGACTGGTCCCCCGCCGCCGGTGGAGCTCCAAGACAGTGGTCACCGATACGATTTCCCGATatctcctggtcagccctacccACCGCCTTCACGACGCAGAGGTCCCCTGGAGCACCCTCCGATGCCTGACCATACggaaaagaagaaagagaaaaaatggtcCTTAGGAGGACTGTTCAGGAGGCGGAAGAAAGAACCAGATTCCGATAGTAGCACTGCCGAGGAAGAAGAACCTCCTCAGCGGAAAGGTTTCCTTGCTAGACGACGGTCTCGTCGGGAAAAGAGAAAACAGCGTGTGAAGATCGTAGGGACGTTCGATCATGTTGTGGTGAATCCTCTCTCCCAAACACAGAATCGTGTGCAGGACATAAACGGACTTCCTACATCCGCTCCACAAAACGACGTTGGTCGCGATGTTACAACTGCCAGTCGCGGTAGTCGAGACTCCTTAGGAGGAAGTGTAGACAGACTCTCAAATCGCTCCAGCCGGGAATCTTTGCCTCAACAGCACAAGCGTCAAGACTCTAGCTTATCTCGGAATAGTAGTGGATCTGGTTCTCTGGAAGGTTCAACAAATCGTCGGGGTAAACTCGATATGATCAAAGCTCGAGTAGAGGCTATAAGAGACCAACAGCGAGGATCCAGCTCGGATGAGTGTGATGGTTTCCCTGCGTCGCCTTCTTTGTCGAGATTCAGGAGTGATGACAGTCTTAGCCCAACTCAAAGAGAGGGTTCCTTTAATCGACGTTCGCGAGTTGCAAGAACTGAAAGGTATATACGACGTCTCTCGCGTGATGAAGAAGGGATATTAAAAAGAGAGGCGGAAATGGACTCAGTGCAGAGACAAAGGTTATGTAAATCTGATGCGGAGGGGAATTTTAATAGGACCAATAGGAATACCAAAGGAACGAGTGGAAATAAGTTACCTGCTACTACATTGTATCAAGAATCAAGTGATCATGAATCCCGCTTGTTAACAAGGACTCCATCAGCTACACCAAGTCCAGCTCAGAGTCCTCGGGTTCGTCCCAAGCCTATGCTCCAGTACATGTCTTCCACACCGCCAAATGATTCGTTGACTTCAACTTTCCCTCCTAGTCATTATCATGGCCCGACGCTTAGCAAATCTCCTCAGCAGAATTCAGGTGTACGTATGTCTGTTGCTCCTAGGTCTTATGCACCTCGAGGACTTTCCCCAGCCCCGTCCAATCGGAGTAATGAGTCAATCCCCGTCCATGGTCTGTCGAGAAGCCGTACGGAATACCTGCCTAGCAGACAAAATGTAATGAACTATGAGAATATACATAACAAAGGAGTCTCGAACCATGGATATGAGTTGCATTTTCCTGGTCAAAAGAGTCATTCATACGAAAGTAATATCCATCAGTCAACAAATTATGCTAATATGAATGGGCCATCTGCGGTATCTGGAGGCGATGATGTGCTGGTTGTGCAGTTTCCCATTGCCAGGCCTCAGACATTGCAGTCACGGTCGGTAGAGACGACAATAGGAAGAGGAAGCAGCGTTAGTCCGTTGTTTTTCAAACCAGGACCTCCACCTCCTCCACCTCGTGATCCACAACGGAGACTCACTTCCGCATCTAATCAACCAGATCCTCCGAGGCCAATGTCTTACGCGTTCGAGAATGGTACACCCCAGACAGCTCGAATAGAATATAGCCTCAATCATCCCACCAGAACGATGGATCTCAACGGAAATATTAAGACTTTCTCTTTCGTGCCTCAGCCTCATATAATTGCAAATGTTCCAGCTACTGGATCAGCATGGACTGGTTATCAGAGGCGATCGAGTTCGGATAATCAGATAGCAGCCCAATTTCCACAGCAGACGCAGCAATTAAGAGCTCAAGTTGTTTCTGTTCGCCCTCGCCCGGCATCTGTAACACCGGAAGCTATGAGACCACAACCCCAACAACACAGTGGTCAGAACAGGGTTGCACTAAGAACTCCTTCCGAATTTTCCGGTACAATAAAGCAGCAAGACAATCCCCAGTCGTTCCAATACTTTGCTGACCAGCAACCGAGGAGTAGAAAACCCATTCACATTCAGTGCAGCAATGGAACTGGCGCTGATCAGCCTTACCTGAGTGATTCACAGGTAGTGATGATGAAACCTCCTTATCAGGACCGGCGTAATCCCACAATCAGCGCCTCGGAATTCTGGCGCCAGAAGGACCAGGAAAGTTCTTTGAAGCAGAGAAAGTCTTCGTCAACCAAACCGCCTTTGCAGCATGCGAACAGAAGTGATCGCTCCAGATCTAATAGCCCTCGTCCCCGGGAGAACTCTGTATCAGAAAACGTTCGTACACGATCTTCGAAGTTCCGAGTAGCACCTCTCACATTTCCTGTTCGTAACACAGAATCGGTGAGCTCATTGAGTGGGCAATCTGACATATCCAGCCCCCTGCAAGTTCCTAAAGTGCATTCAGACGGTTCCTGCTATGACAGTTGTGATTCATCAGGAGCTGTTACCCATGGGATTGATAGTCTTAGGAAAAAGGACAGTTCGAATCTACGACCGTTGTCAATGGTATTGGAGAATACAGAGAGCCAAGACCAGAACTCGCAATCGCCCATCAACGAGGAAGTGGCCCAAGCTTTATCAGGAACATTACAACCGGCTACAAAGACTGTTCCACCTACTCCGCCAGTGCGACGATACTCTCGGCAGAGTTCCACTTCAAGTATCGAAGCGTCCGAGTGGATGGGAGAGGACGCCTCTTCAGTAGATACTCAAAAGAACAAACGACGTTCTACTAATCTGGAAGATGCCCTTAACGAATTGGAAGCAATTTACAAAAGTCTTAGGTTAGGGGATGAAGACCTTCTGGATAGGGCCGAACGTCGAGACTTGCCTACTGCGCATCAGCAACAAAATGAGAATTTCTCTCAGGGATGGGTTAATTCACGAGGAGCAGAATCTGATTCGGGATACAATTACAGCTACGGTTCCTCTTACGAATCTATTTTTGATGCTGAGCCGCCTGTTAGACGACAAAGAGCACCGTCGCTTCGTCGTTCAGGAATTCCCGACAAAGTAATGGACGATATGGCCTACCGTCGTTTACATCCTAAAGAACGACCTGGATCACAAGATATCAGGAATGTAGTTTCTCAGTCAGGCAGCTATATTTTAGCTTCTCCTGGTCTAGCTCAGAGTCCAGGCGCTACTGATTCCGCTCAGCCGCAGAAATCATCATCATCCATGAATGAGGAACCGGATGTCACCTATGATGATGTCGTTTATCGTACTATCAAACATGCTAATACCACACTAAAAATTCTAGATCCTCAGCCACCATTTGGTATTCCTTTGGGACCAATCACTGCAGCACCGAATAGTGACTATCTGCATGCGACGCCTGTTGATAGATACAGGCCAACGTTTAAACCCCGCAAAATTCCTGATATCGTTAAAGATGACTTAGCGTTCCGTAATCTCAGAAAGGATTCTCAAAAGGATTCTTCTAGTCTTCCTGCAAGTAACACAGATGATGTTGGAGGTTTCACAACAGTTACCAACCCTACGCATAGTAACTTCTCTCTTCGTAAGAAACGTGCGGTTAGATCGTTATCTGCTAATCTGATGAGCTTTGTTCACAGAGAGCCCTTGTCTTTAGCTGTAGAAGATAAGCATCAAGAATTTGAGAAGGCACAGAGCTTGTCAGATCTTCCTGATGCTTTGCAAGTAGCTCAGAAAATTCTGGAAGGAAAGGAGGTAATTGGTGGTGGTCCAGTCAAACTGCGGAATCTGACGTCTGGAACCGTTGATACAGGTGATACACGAGATGTCTCTGATAGTTCAATGGAAAGTTCAGCACTAGATCGTCGGTATGGCATTGTTCCTGTTTCATGGATTGAGCGTGCTAATTTAGATAAAGCCCTGGGCGCAGGTACTAGCACAAGTACGGAAACCCTTACCGATAGCCGTGCTAATCTGCAGCATCAGGATGGGGTTAACAAACGTGCTGGTTGGCAGCAAAAACTCAGAGTTTATATTCCACCGCAGAGCGATGTGATTCAAAGACCTGGCGCTCCACATTCCCCTGCAAAGAAAGCGCTTTCCAGCGATCATTCAAGTCATGAAGACGAATCGTTACCGGTTCCAGATGGTGTTCCAGGTTCCCCCATTGACGAGAACCAACTAGAAGAACTTCTTACTGCACTAGCCAGAGAGGCACGTGCGACCAGTGATAGACTGGACCTGGAACTCCAGCAACTCGGAGAAGAGACTCCCAATCTTCGTCTTCAGTCAGCGTTAATGGATAACAAGAAGCTGATTGAGGCACAAGAAGAACCCGTGGCCGACAAGCAAGAAATAATGCTAGACAGTAATCAGAATAGCATCTTTAAGACGAATCTCAATATTTCTCTTAATAATGAGACGGATGGCGAGAAGAATAAGGAACCTGGTTCTGTCGTGGATGAAAGTCAGAGGATCAATTTCCAGAAGAATTTAAAATCCCTGTCTGAGAGGACACAGAGGGGGATTGTGGACATAAATCAAAAAGCAATTGTGGAACGACATTTTAGATCGGTGTCGGAAAGCTGTCCTAAAGATGTTCACGATCATATTCCAGAAAAGATCAAGTCCGTTGAAGACAGTCAAGTTGAGTTCAATGTTGGTGGGGAAAAGGAGACCACTTCCTGCgagaatgtaaaatttaacgaTGGTGTGACAGATAATAAAGATAAAACTTCTTCTGAATCTGTTAAAGTCACGAGACTGGAAGAAAATGAGGACAGTGGCAGTACTACCCATGCTGAAGTGAATATAAGGTCTGGTGTGGTCATGAACGATAGCCCTGGAAACAGTTTAGATGGCAAACAAGATGAAGGATTGGATAACAAGGAAAAAGATGAAGGAAACCTTGAGACGCTGTGTTCGGAAGAAAATGATGCAACTATTGTCATTATTAAACATAAACTTACTGTTGATACTTCGAAAAATACAGATGAGAAAATAAGTGAGAGTACTGAGGAAATTACAGAGGATAGAGGGAAGAACGAGCATACAGCAAATGTAAAAGATCAGGCGCATAATGTATTTAGACATATACAACAACTTACCATTAACATTTCCAACGATGCTGTAGACTCCGCCTCTATCACCCAAGAGTCTGTGGCTAAAGAGGGAGTGGATTCCAATGAACTAAACGTGGACACAGGAAAGACTGCTCCAGAAGATAATGAAACGATGTCCGAAGAAGTCACTTCTCCTGTTCATAATTCTGATGGAGCCACCATGAAGCAAATGGCTACGATAGCTACTCAGACTAGTGATGGAGATTGTGAATGTGTTCTAGAATCCAAGGAGAGTATCCCTGAACAGGTGACCAAGCAGTGTGATGACGTAGAAGCTGTGGTGGCAACGTCTGCGAGCTCAAGTGTAGCAGCAGCTCCTGGAGAAGGTGAGGCAGTCTCGTCCACGACCTGCAGCTGGTATTTGGATCCCGCCAGCTTGCTGGTTGCATGCTCTTACTGCATTGCATGCACGCACAGCATCGTTCAGCTCGATCTCTTCGCAGTGGTCGGGCTTGTTCTGGCAATGATCTCGGTCCTCGCAGCTTTCATTCTCTAA